Genomic DNA from Cyanobacterium stanieri LEGE 03274:
TAATATCAACCATCTTCTACAACGTAAACCCAAACAACTATCAGGGGGGCAACAACAAAGAGTAGCCCTCGGGAGGGCAATCATTCGTCAACCCCAAGTATTTTTATTAGATGAACCCTTATCAAATCTTGATGCTAAATTAAGGGAACAAACTCGCACGGAATTAAAAAAACTTCATCATCAAGTGGGTATTACCACCATTTATGTTACCCATGATCAGGTAGAAGCTATGACTTTGGGCGATCGCATCGTAGTATTAGACCAAGGAATAATACAACAAATCGGCACTCCCCACCAAATTTATAACCATCCCGCTAACCGCATGGTAGCAACCTTTTTAGGAAGTCCCCCCATGAACATTATCCCCGTGAGTTACGGTGAAGATAAATTATGGATTGGTGAAAGACAATTTTTACCCATAACCCCTAACCTATTACAAAAATACCCTTTAATTCAATCCCAAAAAAATTTGGATCTTGGTATTCGCCCCGAATATATTACCATCAACAACCAAGGTAATTATCCCCACAATTTAAAAATTGCCATCGAGATTATCGAACCATTGGGCAAAGAAATGTTAATCAGAGGAACTATTATAGATAGTAATATCCCCCTTACCTTCCAACTACCCATTAACTATGCCATTGATAACCAAGATATTATTTCGGTTCAACTAGAAGAAGATAAAATAACCTTTTTTGATGCTATTACAGGGCAAGTAATGGGGTGATAAAAGATAATTAAAACAGTTTTTCATCAAGCCCTAATTATGGAATTGCCCCATGAATTAACATCTACCGTGCTACGATCTGTAAATGATAGAGAAATGAAGAATAAGGACAAACTTGAATGGAAGAATATGATAAGTCAATATCTTTTTTTGAAGGAAGAGATATAAAAATAAAAGTAGGATTGTTAGCCCCTCAGGCAGGAGGCTCAGTATTAATCGAAGCAGGAGAAACATCCGTTTTCGTTACCGCCACTCGTTCTCAGGGCAGAGAGGGCATAGATTTTTTACCTTTAACCGTTGATTATGAGGAGAGATTATATGCTGCCGGACGTATTCCTGGAGGTTTTTTGCGCCGTGAAGGAAGACCCCCAGAAAAAGCGACTTTAACCAGTCGTTTAATAGATCGCCCCATGCGCCCCCTGTTTCCTTCTTGGTTAAGGGATGACTTACAAATTGTCGCTACCACTTTATCCATGGATGAGGATGTACCCCCAGACGTTTTAGCCGTTACAGGGGCATCTATCGCTACCCTAGTGGCACAAATTCCCTTCGCCGGCCCCATGGCAGCGGTGAGGGTTGGTTTAGTCAAGGATGAATTTATCATCAATCCTACCTTTGAGGAAATAGATAATGGTGATTTAGATCTTGTGGTGGCTGGTACTCCCGATGGGGTGGTAATGGTGGAAGCAGGGGCAAATCAACTTCCTGAACAAGATATTATCGAAGCCATTGACTTTGGTTATGAGGCAATTTTGGAACTGATTCAGGCTCAGAAGGATTTAATCCAAGAATTGGGTATTGAATTAATCGTAGAGCCAAAGCCTGATACTGATTCTAATGCTGATTTAGAAAAACTCATCGCCGATAAAAGTACCGATGAAATTAAAAAAGTTCTTTCTACTTTTGATTTAGATAAAAAAGGTCGAGATGATGCTTTAGATGTCATTAAGGCTAGTGTAGTGGAGGAGGCGATCGCCTCTTTACCTGAAGAAGATCCCATCAAGGTAGCCACCAGCGAAAATCCTAAATTAGTGGGCAATCTCTTTAAGCAGTTAACCAAAAAATTGATGCGTCTGCAAATTATCGAGGATGGAGTTAGGGTAGATGGTCGTAAACTAGACCAAGTACGCCCTATTTCTTCTCGAGTGCGTCTTTTACCTCCTCGGGTTCACGGTAGCGCCCTTTTCCAAAGGGGTTTAACCCAAGTGTTATCCATTGCCACCCTAGGTACTCCGGGAGATGCCCAAGATTTAGCAGATGACCTCCATCCTGATGTGGAAAAACGCTATCTCCATCACTACAATTTTCCTCCCTATTCCGTGGGTGAAACTAAGCCGTTGCGATCGCCCGGTCGTCGGGAAATTGGCCATGGTGCTTTAGCCGAAAGGGCGATCGTTCCCGTATTACCTCCCAAGCAGGAATTTCCCTACGTCATCAGGGTTGTATCTGAGGTGTTATCTTCCAACGGATCGACCTCCATGGGGTCTGTGTGTGGCTCTACTCTAGCTCTGATGGATGCAGGAGTACCCCTAAGCAAACCCGTTAGCGGAGCCGCCATGGGCTTAATCAAAGAGGGTGACGAGGTGCGCATCTTAACCGACATTCAAGGAATTGAAGATTTTCTTGGGGACATGGATTTTAAAGTAGCAGGAACAGATGAAGGTATTACCGCCCTGCAAATGGATATGAAAATCACTGGTTTGGAATTAGAAACCATTGCCAACGCCATCAGACAGGCAAAAACCGCCCGTTTACACATCCTCGAAGAAATGCTTAAGCCCATCAACGAACCTCGCAAGGAATTATCTCCCTTTGCCCCTCGTTTGATGACCATGAAAATCGATCCTGAAATGATTGGTTTAGTCATTGGGCCTGGGGGTAAAACCATCAAAAGTATTACCGAGCAAACTGGCTCTAAAATAGATATTAGCGATGATGGCACCGTTACAATTTGTGCGGTACAAGCAGAAAGAGCTAGTCAAGCTAAGCGTATCATCCAAACCATGACTCGTAAGTTAAATGAGGGGGATGTTTATTTAGGTAAAGTAACCCGTCTGATTGATATTGGTGCTTTTGTGGAAGTGTTACCCGGTAAAGAGGGTATGATTCACATTTCCCAATTGGCTGAACATCGAGTAGGTAAGGTAGAAGATGAAGTGGCTGTGGGTGATGAAATTGTGGTGAAAATCCGTGGTTTTGATAACCGTGGGCGTTTAAATCTCACCCGTTTGGGTATTCATCCCGAACAAGCTGCGATCGCCCGTCAAGAAGCTGAAGCCTAATAGTTAAGGTTCAGTTATCAAGGGTAAAGCACCCTAAATAGTTAGATTTTAAGGGTTGAATTTTTGTTCAACCCCTGTTTTTTTAAGGGAAAATTTCCATGGATGAGACGCAACAGTTAAAAAAAGGAATTGAGCAATTAAACACGGGGCAGTTTTATGCTTGTCATGACACCCTTGAGGAAATTTGGATGGAAGCGCCAGAAACAGAAAAAAAGTTTTATCAGGGTATTTTACAAATTGCGGTGGGTTGTTATCACCTTAGTAATGGTAACTGGCGCGGTGCGGTAATTCTTTTGGGGGAAGGTATTCGCAAGTTAGGGGAGTTTGAACCTAGTTATTATGATTTAGATATTATTGGTTTTACTGATGATAGTTATGCTCTTTTATTGGCTTTACAAAAAATCGAACCTGAAGGGGCAAAGGATTTTTATCAACAGTTACTCGAACAAGGGGATATTGATGGAGTTAAGTTACCAAAAATTTATGCTATTTAACTTAAGTTCGGATAATTCGTTATAAATAAATTATATGAAATAGAAAAAAGATTGCTATAAATATAATTAACTTCAGTGAGGGATAATTGTTTATGGAAAAAAATAGCCCTTTGAGTATTTCCCGCCTTGTAATTCATTACAAGGCTACGGATTTGTCGTTCAATGAATTGAACTTTTATGTTTGGAAATAAATGGATTCAGCGCCCATAAATCTATACAAGGAATGGTCAAGGGTTTTAACCTAAATTGAGGTTAATTGGGCTGGAATTTTATTTGTCGTAAACATTTAAGTATTTCATATTATATCTTCGTACCCCCACCGTATAATGAATTACACGGCTAACGGTGGTTAATTCAATTTATTGAACTAAGGAATATTTTGATTCACGGATTTAATATAAACTATTATCACCCTCACTCCCCATCACCTGTACTCTCCATCACCTGTAACCTGCAACCAGAAGCCTGAAACCTAATCATGGTGATAGCTACTATGTCGAAACTGAGGTTAATTATTATCCCAAAATTTATATTGTGGCTTGTGATGATACCATCTGATCAGGGTTTTACTTAGTAAATCTGGATCGTGACGAATGCAAAAATTATCAGGGTTTTCATTCATCACATTACCTTTAACTATTCTTCTGCCCAATTTTTTTACTTCTTCTCTATCTAAAAAAACGGGATGGGATTTTTCATCGGCATAGATTCTTAAGGCTTGGGAGGATGGTTGTCTTCCCTGTACTAATACCGCATCAAATAATTTTACCCCGCAAATAGTATCTATGGCTCGAATATGATCCGCTACGGTGTAGCCGTCGGTTTCCCCCGGTTGGGTCATAATATTACATACATATATTTTAGGGGCAGAACTACGGGCGATCGCCCTTCTAATTTCAGGTACTAATAAATTAGGAATCACACTGGTATATAAACTCCCTGGCCCGAGGATAATATATTCCGCCTGTTCAATGGCTTTTAATACCGAAGGCACAGCCTTAGGGGCTTGAGGAGTACAACCAAAATCAATTATTTTGTCTCCTTTTTCGGGGATTTGTGATTCTCCATGTACCACCGAGCCATCGGCATATTTTGCCCATAACACAACATTATCTAAAGTAGCGGGTAATACTCGCCCTGTAATGGCTAGAACTTTGGCACTAGCGGCAATCCCTTTTTCTAAATCATGGGTAATGTCCGTCATTGCCGTCAAAAAAAGATTGCCAAAACTATGATTTTTTAAACCCTCCCCATCCCGAAAACGATATTGAAATAATTCCGTTAATAGGGTTTCCTCGTTAGCTAAAGCCGCAATACAATTACGAATATCCCCCGGGGGTAAAACCCCCAATTCACGGCGTAAAATACCCGATGAGCCTCCATCATCTGCCACCGTCACCACGGCGGTAATATTACCGCTATACTTTTTGATGCCTCGCAATAGGGTTGATAAACCTGTACCGCCTCCAATGGCAACAATTTTCATACCTTTATTGCGTTGACGACGATTCCATAACACATCGATTAATTCTTGATCATTTTCAGGTTGTAGCACATCAGTAATTGATCCAAAGGTGCGAGTTTGTCCCCAATAGAGCAGAAAAATGCCGATAAAAAAAGCTAGAGGCCCTGAAATATAACTAGGAATGATGTTGGTAATACGGTTAAGAAAATCAATCAGAAATTCGATTAGACGATTGATAGGGGTTAGTTTCACCCAAATAGCCAATCCTAAGAGGGTGAATAGTACACCGAATAAACTGGTAATTAACCAACGTTTGACGAAGATACCAGGGGTTAACCATTTGTACCAGCGATTAATTTTGTTGCGATCGTTGTTTTTACCCATATCAGTTTATATATTCGGTGATGAAAGGCTTTTATCATGCCCAAGGAAAAAAATTATTTTCCCCCTAAACATCTTCTTGAGAGTCAGAAAAGTTTTCTGCTTCAGAATTTATAGTAGCCGATAAATGAGAATCTCCCAAATATATACCTAATGATAGGGCAGTGCGCACCATAAAACCTTCGGGGTCCACAGGAGATGGGCAGGTTTTTTCTTGGTGACACCATTTTATTAAGGGCATAATCTGCTCTAGGGATTTACTTTCTACGGTGCCATTTTGCCAAATTACAAGGCGATTGTATCTTTCTTCCTCAATTAAGTGTAGGGCTTTAATGCCGAAAAGGGTGGCTAAGATGCGATCGAATGAACTAGGGACTCCACAACGTTGCAAATGCCCTAAAATAGTCGCTCTGGTATCTACTTGGTCTAAACCACAATAACGCTCATCCCCCGTGGCACAGAGGCGATGACTGGCTTCTTTAAGTAAATGGGCAAGGGTTTCGGCAATGTAAGCATCTTTTTCTCCCTTTAATCCCCTTACCCCTTCTGAAATGACCACTAGGGCAAATTTACGCCGATCGCACCTTAATTTGGCGATATACTGTGTCATACCATCAATAATATTATTGGTTAACTGGGGGGTTAATTCAGGAATTAAAATACAATCTGCCCCCCCCGCAATACCCGAATGGAGTGGTAAATGTCCAGCATCACGGCCCATGACTTGCACCACCATAATGCGCTCATGACTAGCGGCGGTAAAAGTTAAATCATAGAGGGCTTGGGTGACAGTATTTCGGGCAGTATCAAAACCCACTGAACGTTCAGTAAATGCCACATCATTATCAATGGTTTTAGGAATTACCACCAAATTCCACTCACCTTTTTTCGCCAAATCATAAATAATATCTAAACTACCATCACCCCCGATGGCAATGAGTGCATCTAACCCCAATTGACGATAACCCGCCAAAATAGAATCGGTTACATTCTCGTTTTTTACGTTACTACGACTAATAGAGCCTAAAACACTACCGCTCATAAATTGCAAAATGTCTAATCCTTGCAATACTCCAGGTACATCATAACCATGATCTTTTAATCGTAGATCTTCAATTTCTAAATCTCCTTTGACTATATCAACAAATCCATCCGTACCCCTAGGAATACCAAACACCTCCCAACTTTTTCGGGTGGCATACTTCACCACGGCGCGGATGATAGCATTTAATCCTGGGCAATCTCCGCCACTGGTTAAGATACCAATTCTTTTTTTCTGAGTCATTTTTTATTTATTTTTAAGAGATTCACAAATTAAGATCATTCTAAATTGTGTTCAAATATAAAACTCAAAAAAATTGATGGAAGATGGATAAAATAAAGTATCTTTGTACCCCCACCGTGTAATTCATTACACGGCTAATAATTTATCGTTCAATAAATTGAACTAAGATTATCACCCCCATTCCCCCATCTTCTCATCCCCTCGTCTCCCCATTACCTAAGACTAGAGATGTTTTAAAATGCTTGTATCCACTCTTTCACTTCGTAATCTGTCCAAATACCATTTTGCCAGTAGGGATCAGATTCAATTAAATTTTTAACAATGGCTTCATTTTCTGCCTCATAAATACCAAATACTTTACTATTGTCTTTTGTTGGGCCAAGGGTAATTAAAACCCCTTCTTCTTTTTGTTTTGCTAAACCATCTAGGTGAGCTTGGCGATAGGGAGTCCTTTTTTCGATCGCATTTTCACAGTAACTACCGAATAAAATATATTTTGCCATAGTTAATTAGTTAAATTCATGACTAGAAAACTAATTCTATCATTGCTGATTCTCCATTTTGAACCTAAAACGATAATGAAACCATGAGAGGGAAATATTATTTTCTGGCTAAGGGGTTAAAAATTCCGATAAAATAGCCTAAAGGCAACCATACAAATAATTTATCATGACTTCTGCAGAAGTTAATAACCCTAATACCTTAGAAAGCATCATTAAACTATTACGGTGGGATAAACCAGCGGGGCGACTGATTTTGATGATTCCAGCCCTTTGGGCAATCTTTTTGGCAGGGGAAGGAAAACCCCCCTTTAGTCTGGTGTTGATCGTTATTTTGGGTAGTCTTGCCACCAGCGCGGCGGGGTGCGTAATCAATGATTTATGGGATCGTAACATTGATGATAAGGTAGAAAGAACCAAAAAACGTCCCCTCGCTTCTCGGGCGTTATCTGTAAGGGTTGGTATTGCGGTTTTTATTATTTCCCTTGGTTGTGCGGCAGGATTGGCTTTTTTTCTTAATGCCCTCAGTTTTTGGTTATGTGTGGCTTCTGTGCCTGTTATTGTTTGTTATCCTCTGGCGAAAAGGGTTTTTCCTGTGCCTCAGTTGGTGTTATCCATTGCGTGGGGTTTTGCGGTGTTGATTAGTTGGAGTGCGGTGACGGGGGATTTGAGCAATAATGCTTGGATTTTGTGGGGGGCAACGGTGTTATGGACTTTGGGTTTTGATACGGTTTATGCCATGTCTGATAAAAAGGATGATTTAGAGGTGGGCATTAATTCTAGTGCGATCTTTTTTGGGGATTTTGTGGCGGATGCAGTGGGTTTATTTTTTGCTCTGACGGCTGGTTTATTTGCTTATCTTGGTACTATAAATGGTTTTTCCTTCATTTTTGGGGTAACATGGGCGATCGCCGTTATCCTTTGGGTTGGACAGTATATCGAATTGAGAAAGCCTAACCCTGATACCATTAACTATGGTGGTATTTTTGGGCAAAATGTGACCATCGGCTTTATTTTATTATTGGGTATTATTGTAGGCATTCGTTAGGGAAAAAAGGCATTGAGTCATGAAAATTGGTTAGGTTTAATGATTGGCAATTCCCGCTTACACTGGGCTTATTTTGCTGATAATCAATTACAAGAAACATGGAACACTATTAAGAGAGATTCTTTACGAGAATTAGAAGATATACTCCCCCCCGTGGTTAGTAATTACTTAAAAACAGCAATTCCCCTTTATGTGGCTTCGGTAGTGCCTTCTGCCACTCGTTTATATCTTCAATTACCCCAAACTATTATCATC
This window encodes:
- a CDS encoding ATP-dependent 6-phosphofructokinase → MTQKKRIGILTSGGDCPGLNAIIRAVVKYATRKSWEVFGIPRGTDGFVDIVKGDLEIEDLRLKDHGYDVPGVLQGLDILQFMSGSVLGSISRSNVKNENVTDSILAGYRQLGLDALIAIGGDGSLDIIYDLAKKGEWNLVVIPKTIDNDVAFTERSVGFDTARNTVTQALYDLTFTAASHERIMVVQVMGRDAGHLPLHSGIAGGADCILIPELTPQLTNNIIDGMTQYIAKLRCDRRKFALVVISEGVRGLKGEKDAYIAETLAHLLKEASHRLCATGDERYCGLDQVDTRATILGHLQRCGVPSSFDRILATLFGIKALHLIEEERYNRLVIWQNGTVESKSLEQIMPLIKWCHQEKTCPSPVDPEGFMVRTALSLGIYLGDSHLSATINSEAENFSDSQEDV
- a CDS encoding ABC transporter ATP-binding protein, whose product is MAKVKLDNISRKINQTTIVENISFEIPDGELWVLVGPSGCGKSTILRCISGLETISGGNLYFDDKLVNQIPARQRDVAMVFQNYALYPHLTVAQNLGFGLKMRKTNPSIIEEKVNFVSQILNINHLLQRKPKQLSGGQQQRVALGRAIIRQPQVFLLDEPLSNLDAKLREQTRTELKKLHHQVGITTIYVTHDQVEAMTLGDRIVVLDQGIIQQIGTPHQIYNHPANRMVATFLGSPPMNIIPVSYGEDKLWIGERQFLPITPNLLQKYPLIQSQKNLDLGIRPEYITINNQGNYPHNLKIAIEIIEPLGKEMLIRGTIIDSNIPLTFQLPINYAIDNQDIISVQLEEDKITFFDAITGQVMG
- a CDS encoding gluconeogenesis factor YvcK family protein translates to MGKNNDRNKINRWYKWLTPGIFVKRWLITSLFGVLFTLLGLAIWVKLTPINRLIEFLIDFLNRITNIIPSYISGPLAFFIGIFLLYWGQTRTFGSITDVLQPENDQELIDVLWNRRQRNKGMKIVAIGGGTGLSTLLRGIKKYSGNITAVVTVADDGGSSGILRRELGVLPPGDIRNCIAALANEETLLTELFQYRFRDGEGLKNHSFGNLFLTAMTDITHDLEKGIAASAKVLAITGRVLPATLDNVVLWAKYADGSVVHGESQIPEKGDKIIDFGCTPQAPKAVPSVLKAIEQAEYIILGPGSLYTSVIPNLLVPEIRRAIARSSAPKIYVCNIMTQPGETDGYTVADHIRAIDTICGVKLFDAVLVQGRQPSSQALRIYADEKSHPVFLDREEVKKLGRRIVKGNVMNENPDNFCIRHDPDLLSKTLIRWYHHKPQYKFWDNN
- a CDS encoding polyribonucleotide nucleotidyltransferase, with the translated sequence MEEYDKSISFFEGRDIKIKVGLLAPQAGGSVLIEAGETSVFVTATRSQGREGIDFLPLTVDYEERLYAAGRIPGGFLRREGRPPEKATLTSRLIDRPMRPLFPSWLRDDLQIVATTLSMDEDVPPDVLAVTGASIATLVAQIPFAGPMAAVRVGLVKDEFIINPTFEEIDNGDLDLVVAGTPDGVVMVEAGANQLPEQDIIEAIDFGYEAILELIQAQKDLIQELGIELIVEPKPDTDSNADLEKLIADKSTDEIKKVLSTFDLDKKGRDDALDVIKASVVEEAIASLPEEDPIKVATSENPKLVGNLFKQLTKKLMRLQIIEDGVRVDGRKLDQVRPISSRVRLLPPRVHGSALFQRGLTQVLSIATLGTPGDAQDLADDLHPDVEKRYLHHYNFPPYSVGETKPLRSPGRREIGHGALAERAIVPVLPPKQEFPYVIRVVSEVLSSNGSTSMGSVCGSTLALMDAGVPLSKPVSGAAMGLIKEGDEVRILTDIQGIEDFLGDMDFKVAGTDEGITALQMDMKITGLELETIANAIRQAKTARLHILEEMLKPINEPRKELSPFAPRLMTMKIDPEMIGLVIGPGGKTIKSITEQTGSKIDISDDGTVTICAVQAERASQAKRIIQTMTRKLNEGDVYLGKVTRLIDIGAFVEVLPGKEGMIHISQLAEHRVGKVEDEVAVGDEIVVKIRGFDNRGRLNLTRLGIHPEQAAIARQEAEA
- a CDS encoding YciI family protein → MAKYILFGSYCENAIEKRTPYRQAHLDGLAKQKEEGVLITLGPTKDNSKVFGIYEAENEAIVKNLIESDPYWQNGIWTDYEVKEWIQAF
- a CDS encoding 4-hydroxybenzoate solanesyltransferase; amino-acid sequence: MTSAEVNNPNTLESIIKLLRWDKPAGRLILMIPALWAIFLAGEGKPPFSLVLIVILGSLATSAAGCVINDLWDRNIDDKVERTKKRPLASRALSVRVGIAVFIISLGCAAGLAFFLNALSFWLCVASVPVIVCYPLAKRVFPVPQLVLSIAWGFAVLISWSAVTGDLSNNAWILWGATVLWTLGFDTVYAMSDKKDDLEVGINSSAIFFGDFVADAVGLFFALTAGLFAYLGTINGFSFIFGVTWAIAVILWVGQYIELRKPNPDTINYGGIFGQNVTIGFILLLGIIVGIR
- a CDS encoding DUF309 domain-containing protein, which gives rise to MDETQQLKKGIEQLNTGQFYACHDTLEEIWMEAPETEKKFYQGILQIAVGCYHLSNGNWRGAVILLGEGIRKLGEFEPSYYDLDIIGFTDDSYALLLALQKIEPEGAKDFYQQLLEQGDIDGVKLPKIYAI